In the genome of Pirellulales bacterium, the window TTAGCGAACGCATGGGCGCTGCTGCTTCCGTAGCTGGCATTTCCAACAGCGGACCTTCGACTAGTGGACCGAGTGCCGCCATCATTGCATCAAGCAGTTCCGACGGCTTGATGGGCTTTGAGAGATAGCCCTCTACCCTCAACCGTCGGCAACGCTCGGCATCTTCCGGTCGGCGGGTGGCTGCAAGCATCATAATGGTCGCAGTGCGCAGTGCCGGATCGCGATCGATCTGTTCGGCCAGCCAAAATCCATCGTGGACAGGCATCTGCGCATCGGCCAGAACCAATTGAATCGACTTCTTATGGTCGGGCGATTGTCGCAGCAATTTTAACGCCTCCGCGGCGGAGGAAACGCCGTGCGGTTGAAGGCCCCAATTGGCGAGCAGTTCCATCAAGATGCCACGCTGGGTGGTATTGTCATCGACGACGAGCACGCGCAGATCGCGCAAGTCGCGCAGGTTTTCGGTCGAACTTTCGATCGATGCCGCATCGGGCAAATCAAACTGCGAAGTGAAATGAAAAGTACTGCCGCGGCTAGACTGGCTCTCCAGCCAAATGCGTCCACCCATCAACCTGACGAGTTTCGTGGAAATCGTCAGGCCCAAACCAGTTCCGCCATGGCGGCGACTGGTCGTGGTATCGGCTTGCTCGAACGGCTCGAAGACGGAATGCTGCTTGTCGGTCGGAATGCCGATGCCGGTATCGTGAATACTGAATTGTAGCGTAATCTTGCGAACGTCGATCTCGCCGATCGATACCCTCAGCACGACCTCACCCAGTTCGGTGAATTTGATCGCGTTGCCGACGAGGTTAATGACGATCTGCCGCAGCCGCGCCGGGTCGCCCACGACGACTGGCGGCACATCGGGCTTCATTTGCCAGGCCAATTCCAGATTTTTTTTGTCTGCCCGCAACGCGAGCAGCTTCAGCGCGTCCCCCAGCACTTCATCGAGTTCAAAGGGAATCGATTCCAGATCGAGCTTGCCGGCTTCGACTTTCGAAAAATCGAGCACGTCATTGATGACGCTAAGCAGCGAATCGGCCGACTCGTTGATCATCAGCACATATTCGCGCTGGTCGGGCATCAGCGGCGTATCGAGCAGCAATTCCGACATGCCGATGATGCCGTTCATCGGCGTGCGAATCTCGTGGCTGATGTTGGCGACAAACACGGACTTGGCCCGATTGGCGGCCTCGGCGGCTTCCTTGGCAAGTCGCATCGCATGCTCGGCCATCACGCGGTCGGTCACGTCCCACGACATTCCTTGCGTGCCGACCACCTCTCCGCCAGCGTTAAGCACCGGAGATTTCAGCACCTGAATATAGCGTCTGTCTTCGTCGCCCGTGACTTGAAATTCCTCGATGTCTTCAAACACTTGACCCGTTTGCGCCACGCGCAAGTCATCCTCCTGATATTTTTTCGCTAATTCTGGTGGGTTGAAATCGAAATCGGTTTTGCCGACGACCTCCGCAAGAGACTTGCCGCGATTATTGAACCAGGCTTTATTGACGAAGGTGAACCGGCCT includes:
- a CDS encoding response regulator translates to MKPTDLAQQTPVDGAKYLPQPAPGWWRFGMPIVALAVGLIVAWWASSAARQMDAADVERRMPQVVFWGGVQLSFLLAGFLWLAGARRAAAVAFAHRVLNSLHESEQRLQAISENTSSVVYVKDVQGRYLFVNRRFEQLFKRAKYDILGKSDEEVFPAPYGKLFRDYDLRVLAAGKPIESEETVPHDDGIHTYISNKFALYDSAGKAYAVGGISTDITALKKAEQALLDAEARYSSLIESLPLRAWSKDLQGRFTFVNKAWFNNRGKSLAEVVGKTDFDFNPPELAKKYQEDDLRVAQTGQVFEDIEEFQVTGDEDRRYIQVLKSPVLNAGGEVVGTQGMSWDVTDRVMAEHAMRLAKEAAEAANRAKSVFVANISHEIRTPMNGIIGMSELLLDTPLMPDQREYVLMINESADSLLSVINDVLDFSKVEAGKLDLESIPFELDEVLGDALKLLALRADKKNLELAWQMKPDVPPVVVGDPARLRQIVINLVGNAIKFTELGEVVLRVSIGEIDVRKITLQFSIHDTGIGIPTDKQHSVFEPFEQADTTTSRRHGGTGLGLTISTKLVRLMGGRIWLESQSSRGSTFHFTSQFDLPDAASIESSTENLRDLRDLRVLVVDDNTTQRGILMELLANWGLQPHGVSSAAEALKLLRQSPDHKKSIQLVLADAQMPVHDGFWLAEQIDRDPALRTATIMMLAATRRPEDAERCRRLRVEGYLSKPIKPSELLDAMMAALGPLVEGPLLEMPATEAAAPMRSLNVLLAEDSPVNQRVATALLEKWGHRVTIANNGRQAIATAAAGQFDLILMDVQMPEMDGLEATVAIRQRELIAGGHLPIVALTAHAMKGDRDRCLEAGMDAYVTKPIRSKELCRVIGEVVDRPKTLNTAASLDADSDATDTILSDCCHNWDEALSALHGDRKLLAELIDIFREECPKLCREMTTAIELQDTRTVQRTAHTLKGSLGHLAAAEAHGLAEQIEAHAKRGNLGDAEQLWLKLRAKLDELDPILVEFVAKD